A window of the Xenopus laevis strain J_2021 chromosome 9_10L, Xenopus_laevis_v10.1, whole genome shotgun sequence genome harbors these coding sequences:
- the LOC121398034 gene encoding cytotoxin 1b-like translates to MMLPLVLLVLGLFADWGMALKCNTLIEGRKEVTECPPGQKICMTHSISNNNRTDITKGCTTFGRCTRRNVFLYESEEIHCCNIDLCN, encoded by the exons ATGATGCTTCcactggtgttactggtcctgggACTGTTTGCAGACTGGG GGATGGCATTGAAATGTAACACTCTGATAGAGGGGCGTAAGGAGGTCACTGAGTGTCCACCAGGGCAGAAGATCTGCATGACCCATTCTATCTCCAACAATAACAGAACAG ACATCACCAAGGGTTGCACCACGTTTGGCAGATGCACCAGGCGGAACGTCTTCCTCTATGAAAGTGAAGAGATTCACTGCTGTAACATAGATCTGTGCAATTAG